Proteins from a genomic interval of Rattus norvegicus strain BN/NHsdMcwi chromosome 2, GRCr8, whole genome shotgun sequence:
- the Rwdd3 gene encoding RWD domain-containing protein 3 isoform X2 yields the protein MVHELVLWTQQNLRHILSQTETESSNGTCTLPESSTVDGGLWMTLLRLDHMRARTKYVKVVEKWASELRLTGRLMFMGKMILILLQGDRSNIKEYLILQKTSKVDVDSSGKKCKEKMISVLSETKVQTEHKRFLAFEVKEYSTLEELQKEFETAGLQELFSECVLGLVK from the exons ATGGTTCACGAGCTGGTTCTTTGGACTCAGCAGAATCTCAGACACATCCTCagccagacagagacagagagcagcaaTGGGACGTGTACTCTGCCAGAAAGCTCGACTGTGGACGGCGGACTGTGGATGACTCTTTTGCGTTTAGATCACATGAGAGCGAGGACTAAATATGTGAAAGTTGTGGAGAAGTGGGCTTCAGAGTTAAGGCTGACAGGAAGACTGATGTTCATGGGTAAAATGATACTGATTTTACTACAAGGAGACAGAAGCAACATCAAG GAGTACCTGATTCTTCAGAAAACCTCCAAAGTAGATGTGGACTCAAGTGGaaagaaatgcaaagagaaaatgaTTAGTGTACTGTCTGAAACAAAAGTACAAACGGAACACAAAAG GTTTCTGGCGTTTGAAGTCAAAGAGTATTCAACACTGGAGGAGTTACAAAAGGAATTTGAAACTGCAGGACTTCAGGAGCTCTTCTCAGAGTGTGTACTTGGGCTGGTGAAATGA
- the Rwdd3 gene encoding RWD domain-containing protein 3, producing the protein MAEEMRQELSALAAIFCGPHEWEMLSCSETDGAVFRIHTTAEGLAGEDVPLELAFHLPAGYPSCLPGISVNSERLTRAQCVTVKEKLLGEARRLLSEPMVHELVLWTQQNLRHILSQTETESSNGTCTLPESSTVDGGLWMTLLRLDHMRARTKYVKVVEKWASELRLTGRLMFMGKMILILLQGDRSNIKEYLILQKTSKVDVDSSGKKCKEKMISVLSETKVQTEHKRFLAFEVKEYSTLEELQKEFETAGLQELFSECVLGLVK; encoded by the exons ATGGCGGAGGAGATGAGGCAGGAACTCTCGGCGCTGGCCGCGATCTTCTGCGGGCCCCACGAGTGGGAGATGTTGAGCTGTTCAG AGACAGATGGGGCTGTCTTTAGAATTCACACAACAGCTGAAGGACTTGCGGGTGAGGATGTGCCCTTAGAGTTGGCGTTCCACTTACCAGCCGGTTACCCATCGTGTCTACCCGGCATTTCGGTTAACTCGGAACGTCTGACCAGGGCCCAGTGTGTTACCGTGAAGGAGAAACTACTCGGAGAAGCCAGGAGGCTTCTGTCAGAACCGATGGTTCACGAGCTGGTTCTTTGGACTCAGCAGAATCTCAGACACATCCTCagccagacagagacagagagcagcaaTGGGACGTGTACTCTGCCAGAAAGCTCGACTGTGGACGGCGGACTGTGGATGACTCTTTTGCGTTTAGATCACATGAGAGCGAGGACTAAATATGTGAAAGTTGTGGAGAAGTGGGCTTCAGAGTTAAGGCTGACAGGAAGACTGATGTTCATGGGTAAAATGATACTGATTTTACTACAAGGAGACAGAAGCAACATCAAG GAGTACCTGATTCTTCAGAAAACCTCCAAAGTAGATGTGGACTCAAGTGGaaagaaatgcaaagagaaaatgaTTAGTGTACTGTCTGAAACAAAAGTACAAACGGAACACAAAAG GTTTCTGGCGTTTGAAGTCAAAGAGTATTCAACACTGGAGGAGTTACAAAAGGAATTTGAAACTGCAGGACTTCAGGAGCTCTTCTCAGAGTGTGTACTTGGGCTGGTGAAATGA
- the Rwdd3 gene encoding RWD domain-containing protein 3 isoform X1, which produces MAEEMRQELSALAAIFCGPHEWEMLSCSETDGAVFRIHTTAEGLAGEDVPLELAFHLPAGYPSCLPGISVNSERLTRAQCVTVKEKLLGEARRLLSEPMVHELVLWTQQNLRHILSQTETESSNGTCTLPESSTVDGGLWMTLLRLDHMRARTKYVKVVEKWASELRLTGRLMFMGKMILILLQGDRSNIKVSGV; this is translated from the exons ATGGCGGAGGAGATGAGGCAGGAACTCTCGGCGCTGGCCGCGATCTTCTGCGGGCCCCACGAGTGGGAGATGTTGAGCTGTTCAG AGACAGATGGGGCTGTCTTTAGAATTCACACAACAGCTGAAGGACTTGCGGGTGAGGATGTGCCCTTAGAGTTGGCGTTCCACTTACCAGCCGGTTACCCATCGTGTCTACCCGGCATTTCGGTTAACTCGGAACGTCTGACCAGGGCCCAGTGTGTTACCGTGAAGGAGAAACTACTCGGAGAAGCCAGGAGGCTTCTGTCAGAACCGATGGTTCACGAGCTGGTTCTTTGGACTCAGCAGAATCTCAGACACATCCTCagccagacagagacagagagcagcaaTGGGACGTGTACTCTGCCAGAAAGCTCGACTGTGGACGGCGGACTGTGGATGACTCTTTTGCGTTTAGATCACATGAGAGCGAGGACTAAATATGTGAAAGTTGTGGAGAAGTGGGCTTCAGAGTTAAGGCTGACAGGAAGACTGATGTTCATGGGTAAAATGATACTGATTTTACTACAAGGAGACAGAAGCAACATCAAG GTTTCTGGCGTTTGA
- the Rwdd3 gene encoding RWD domain-containing protein 3 isoform X3, protein MAEEMRQELSALAAIFCGPHEWEMLSCSETDGAVFRIHTTAEGLAGEDVPLELAFHLPAGYPSCLPGISVNSERLTRAQCVTVKEKLLGEARRLLSEPMVHELVLWTQQNLRHILSQTETESSNGTCTLPESSTVDGGLWMTLLRLDHMRARTKYVKVVEKWASELRLTGRLMFMGVPDSSENLQSRCGLKWKEMQREND, encoded by the exons ATGGCGGAGGAGATGAGGCAGGAACTCTCGGCGCTGGCCGCGATCTTCTGCGGGCCCCACGAGTGGGAGATGTTGAGCTGTTCAG AGACAGATGGGGCTGTCTTTAGAATTCACACAACAGCTGAAGGACTTGCGGGTGAGGATGTGCCCTTAGAGTTGGCGTTCCACTTACCAGCCGGTTACCCATCGTGTCTACCCGGCATTTCGGTTAACTCGGAACGTCTGACCAGGGCCCAGTGTGTTACCGTGAAGGAGAAACTACTCGGAGAAGCCAGGAGGCTTCTGTCAGAACCGATGGTTCACGAGCTGGTTCTTTGGACTCAGCAGAATCTCAGACACATCCTCagccagacagagacagagagcagcaaTGGGACGTGTACTCTGCCAGAAAGCTCGACTGTGGACGGCGGACTGTGGATGACTCTTTTGCGTTTAGATCACATGAGAGCGAGGACTAAATATGTGAAAGTTGTGGAGAAGTGGGCTTCAGAGTTAAGGCTGACAGGAAGACTGATGTTCATGG GAGTACCTGATTCTTCAGAAAACCTCCAAAGTAGATGTGGACTCAAGTGGaaagaaatgcaaagagaaaatgaTTAG